Proteins encoded together in one Branchiostoma floridae strain S238N-H82 chromosome 18, Bfl_VNyyK, whole genome shotgun sequence window:
- the LOC118405688 gene encoding mucin-5AC-like — MSPSPNIHSSEQTATLERTRMNSTVQLASTKSPTTLKSSQTWTQLITSTPESVRSTSSMSSITGTRKPTLDTTATKKITSFAGSSSSPSQTTMPGISTSPLLESSDPSTVSLSGTMAPTTSSSFPEVSQANVTSGQTKTLSTQTQTETPSTVQTTVKESKGQTKTPSTSTKTQTETPSTVQTTAKATTGQTKTPSTPTKAQTETPSTAQTTTKKSTASMEYSTSSSSSLSSTVQSTLPWSFTTARTGLSRASNITTERLVNTSLVSTPKSVSSLTQLTHSSSPSESSLSLSSRHPQTPLMPAQSSTRSTDQTTSLVQMINSTALKMSSGMVSSTAVLTDAKTTSSSVREQTSAKPTTTSKVDTTSSLFPSTQTPSLAETTSSILREASSLSTAQSMPFTSLFSKAVSSEKTILSTEATRATPSKPAVTVSSYSVSPVPTYSIAATITPSFSTAVNTTVPTTTQSKTRVSSTSKEQSSSSPIESSLHPTMPPTSLPLVTGSNAATLKDTTGSSTAETTINQSFTSMLLTSTTIPTVSKAQSVMSTTSILQSTLKQTSRVVRTTKLSTATTKMSSTLLIPTLTTNVHKSTKESTTHSTTRPSLTTTESTSSVLMPSTLTSVSTSTMPEYPTTPVASESVITLSTKQTTTIMETDRTTLSPTTKELSSSQRQTTSIASTESATSSKMSTSVETIYRTLAYEPTTIEPRVQSSSAERTSLTDSSLSPSHSITPVLALSSTMELSEPTTEPTTEQSTTSLFLTSSQSVTLSAQTTMQSTGQPTTSTTKLQYLTTSTKTQTPTKTARTTSVVPSTIAATPELRTTTSTALRETSMKPTSVSTEDTRSETAPSSTQTLFLANMSSMSTDTLVSSSNTSKLGTSLSPTIVSSKKSSVSMETTRAMPSTPATNSATTLAISPSTTKATTREASSFPNMQSTVKATTFSKSRMETTQLVHVTTKASSSTPSSTTLIASASEPHIRPTTLERTTAEPATAMLNDTESSTMLFDTLSLSTKSPELSTVSSESTMTSATTPTNTPSSPTTFQAIISSAKTTKQATGQTTAKTTKANNLTSPVTVMSSVVNSTSHMESSSKTASQQEHTTSTVISDAQKTTRKQVSNTSRHPTTSVTSSLSSLPKSVSTKLTGNPARASTVMPTTMEVPSTMVLSSLADLKTSSSDLRTSSSAVISQASVKPTSISTENVKPSTTRLITQMQPSIKTPSVSTTTPSTTVMTSSTEDLTSTAYTSTTPSKLTTKMSMATSPTTLTSSPAQMLLTTQPIASSSTPEHLTTLALSLTSTAQSTEQTETFPKTSRKPTVQSSKISEPRTSLTSTTVITSTSEPLTEKITSIRPSSSMTQSGIQTLSSEGVSSSEGSTLSTLHPTVSVIVSSPSTTKWRTSSSASQLVSSPAQSTTPLKGQSTTETSTANVMTSSVTSWSAILHPTSPMQSSPKNSQQIALSTRTIGISATQKSTQQLVSSTSEFSTSESTTQASSKPSALSLSTRHTQMSVTSSLPIKTLSHQTTNVENVTGTSTMKSTTRDASSPTMSSSATTTPRLKATSPVLRQTSVQTSSSSQRNVQPSTIHPTTRMSSTMVTPSTSTAPSLSSANVTPLITASLIREETSTLMGTTSTNKLSTLLKIPSTQGPTLSPNTTSMKPNTTSIEPTTKSMEPTTKSMEPTTKSMEQTTKLMEQRTKSMEQTTKSMEQTTKSKEPTTKSMKSTTKSIEQRTTLLKTSIETLMNSTTKEIPTTIGSSLARSTFVSPTLLIPASSVRSTEEPWKRTPTTVKPSTTQSRAQTSLSTTQSRVQTSLSTTQSRVQTSSSSPTSSSFSASYSTKSGTTSSPLMMSMATSTVTVSLQSTKPSTATSISHGKATRASARQPTTDTSTEVRKVSTSSVASMSPTVHPTTSRILSSELQHTVSIGSTATSATPKPTGQFSTATLTRVLETFPTSSFPTTVPLEQLSTALGSTQPSTLRPTSHAPSTVAASTLKTSSFLTIEGATKQSAPFSTSLRSTDSRQGLSTLTDVASEPTGTTTTTAAIPTTEAVVIVTTTNAGYTTTTQSTVSYCENDNKLSLEWPRTVANGIITLAGSCHHGIIRRECRDGRWQTPDTTECHSHQAADLLEKANDTLTKLETMQHITPADVDMVGQLAEAMEDATNSSGGYIPTANDLQLYTNITSSLVRVFEMANDTVPYTRLTRYAQSVVNVFSNMIAPKNREVWATASMLTRDSCGGCSCVMEQAEKLARSLARSLPIDGTFTTEIHSIHIHMEFQKIPVSARNDINFPRDRSEFIGRTKPSPISIPIGVLRAGDSVKESSVYYIAYEDLQSCLPPITSVKYNGFTIQAQVVAAGVDPQPVTPFKQNVSIGHWHLTNDPNETACTWWDFGKREWTDRGCTVDPSMSNDSYTHCLCNHLTNFALLMSPFHKTSPFVSKALKYITIIGCGISFIFLLITAAAHLTLWRFVKKDSARAHIHVNLCFSLAIGNLVIIISEIVDPGITVLCTVIAVFLHFFYLSAMTWMLCEGIQLYMSIVHVFRRSNKIVRRAYYAAGWGAPLVIVAITIGVTQSAGYGNQVTTGGNPQALSETNGTAEATSDGQVSSSNGEDEHCWLVVDNGVRWSFIGPAIFIIAVNLIIMVIVLKTMLGNRALQNAEQWTRTKAGVRASFVMLPLLGLSWLLGVFSVNEQTSAAFGLLFAVVNSLQGLFIFIFHCLRSKTINDALDKKNGKGASFRKSNLSKTISRQSSYDPRPTMKRVKGSLLLRRLFPSKKDDRRRQHSSSGTNSLSVPSTPPKMRKEERKSSADSSFSLTSLVRKLRGSHSSENADESTSGDSGVADLHSGGKQSPDRSRRSSTSSTPHTPTSLSWAPTLDLEQPPVAPPRTKRQRASATLMPTPTLPTLVECSPYSTVNSNSNFTTTAQVEPNQVNIDFSRAPSPENNSAATVQPSAEFMGEQHINGNGLRRAASAPVKKRPNKKTRGSLHDTIVNIPEDSSPEVESSDSPPEDDFSDYSSVFEEIHEVAVRRRSLPKLEDWKNVL, encoded by the exons ATGAGTCCATCCCCGAACATACATTCTTCAGAACAAACAGCAACATTggaaagaacaagaatgaaTTCAACAGTACAACTAGCAAGTACAAAATCTCCTACGACACTGAAATCATCTCAAACGTGGACCCAACTGATCACATCTACTCCAGAATCTGTGAGATCAACATCCTCTATGAGTTCCATAACAGGGACAAGGAAACCAACCCTAGATACTACTGCGACCAAAAAAATAACATCTTTTGCTGGTTCCTCTTCATCTCCATCACAGACTACAATGCCAGGTATCTCTACATCTCCATTACTAGAGTCTTCGGACCCAAGCACAGTCTCTCTAAGTGGTACCATGGCTCCAACAACATCCTCTTCATTCCCTGAAGTGTCGCAAGCAAACGTAACCTCTGGACAAACTAAAACTCTATCtactcaaactcaaactgaaACTCCATCTACAGTCCAAACAACAGTAAAAGAATCCAAAGGACAAACTAAAACTCCATCTACTTCAACTAAAACTCAAACTGAAACTCCTTCTACAGTCCAAACAACAGCAAAGGCAACCACAGGACAAACTAAAACTCCATCTACTCCAACTAAAGCTCAAACTGAAACTCCTTCTACAGCCCAAACAACGACAAAGAAATCCACAGCAAGTATGGAATACTCCACATCATCTAGCAGTTCTTTGTCATCTACAGTACAATCTACATTGCCATGGAGCTTTACAACTGCAAGGACTGGGCTGTCAAGGGCATCAAATATAACCACAGAACGTCTAGTAAACACTTCTCTGGTATCAACACCAAAGTCAGTGTCTTCCTTGACGCAACTTACACATTCATCATCTCCCTCAGAGtcttctctctctttgtcttcAAGACATCCTCAGACTCCATTGATGCCAGCACAATCATCAACAAGGTCAACTGATCAGACCACAAGTCTTGTGCAAATGATAAATTCCACTGCATTGAAGATGAGTTCTGGAATGGTCTCTTCCACAGCAGTATTGACTGATGCCAAAACTACATCTTCTTCAGTTAGAGAACAGACGTCTGCAAAACCAACTACAACGTCCAAAGTAGATACAACATCATCTCTTTTCCCATCAACTCAGACACCATCTTTAGCAGAGACGACATCTTCAATATTGAGGGAGGCCTCTTCTTTGTCAACTGCTCAGTCAATGCCATTCACTTCTCTGTTTTCCAAAGCAGTTTCTTCAGAGAAAACGATACTGTCCACAGAAGCTACGAGGGCTACCCCAAGCAAACCAGCGGTGACAGTGTCATCATATTCAGTATCTCCAGTGCCAACCTACTCTATTGCAGCAACAATAACTCCCTCATTTTCAACAGCAGTGAATACAACTGTACCAACTACAACCCAATCTAAGACCCGTGTATCATCAACATCAAAGGAGCAATCTTCTTCCTCACCAATTGAATCCTCCCTGCATCCCACGATGCCACCAACTTCTTTGCCGTTAGTAACAGGCTCAAATGCAGCGACCCTTAAAGATACTACTGGGTCTTCAACTGCTGAAACGACCATAAACCAATCATTTACGTCAATGTTGCTTACTTCAACAACCATCCCTACAGTGTCAAAAGCACAATCTGTGATGTCAACAACTTCTATCTTGCAATCAACATTGAAACAAACTTCAAGGGTTGTAAGAACAACCAAGCTATCAACTGCAACCACAAAGATGTCCTCTACCCTTCTCATACCAACGCTGACTACAAATGTCCATAAAAGTACCAAAGAATCAACAACACATTCAACCACAAGACCGTCATTAACCACAACAGAGTCTACGAGTTCTGTATTGATGCCTTCAACTTTAACAAGTGTGTCTACATCTACAATGCCAGAATATCCCACAACACCAGTAGCCTCTGAGTCTGTAATCACACTGTCTACAAAGCAAACAACCACTATCATGGAAACAGACAGGACCACCTTAAGTCCAACAACAAAGGAATTGTCTTCATCTCAAAGACAGACAACTTCAATTGCATCTACAGAGAGCGCAACATCCTCTAAAATGAGTACATCAGTAGAAACCATATACAGAACTCTGGCTTATGAACCAACAACAATCGAACCAAGAGTACAATCATCGTCAGCTGAAAGAACATCCTTAACAGATTCCTCTTTGTCTCCATCCCATTCCATAACGCCAGTTTTAGCATTATCCTCAACAATGGAGCTTTCAGAACCCACTACTGAACCTACTACTGAACAATCAACAACCTCCTTGTTTCTTACATCATCGCAATCAGTTACATTGTCTGCACAGACTACAATGCAATCAACAGGCCAACCAACtacatcaacaacaaaattgcAGTATCTAACAACGTCTACTAAAACCCAAACCCCTACAAAAACTGCAAGGACTACCTCTGTGGTACCTTCTACCATAGCAGCAACTCCTGAATTGAGGACTACAACCTCCACTGCTCTAAGAGAGACATCCATGAAGCCAACGTCAGTTTCTACGGAAGATACAAGATCAGAGACTGCTCCTTCAAGCACACAAACGTTATTTTTGGCAAATATGTCATCCATGTCAACAGACACTCTGGTTTCGTCCTCTAACACATCAAAATTAGGTACTTCCCTGTCTCCAACAATAGTATCTTCAAAGAAAAGTTCAGTATCTATGGAAACTACCAGGGCAATGCCAAGTACACCAGCCACAAACAGTGCAACTACTCTAGCTATCAGTCCTTCAACAACAAAGGCCACAACAAGAGAAGCCTCTTCATTCCCAAACATGCAGTCTACAGTGAAAGCAAcaactttttcaaaatcaaggaTGGAGACAAcacaacttgtacatgtaacaacaaagGCATCCTCTTCAACACCAAGTTCAACAACTTTGATTGCATCTGCCTCAGAGCCACACATACGCCCAACAACCTTGGAACGCACAACAGCAGAGCCTGCAACCGCAATGCTGAATGATACTGAGTCATCAACAATGCTTTTCGACACTTTGTCTTTATCAACAAAGTCACCTGAACTGAGCACAGTATCCTCAGAGAGCACAATGACTTCAGCAACAACACCAACAAACACCCCTTCATCTCCTACAACATTTCAGGCAATCATATCctctgcaaaaacaacaaagcaaGCAACAGGCCAAACAACTGCAAAGACAACCAAAGCAAACAACTTAACATCACCTGTGACTGTGATGTCATCGGTAGTGAATTCTACATCACACATGGAATCTTCATCGAAGACAGCATCTCAGCAAGAACACACAACTTCCACTGTAATATCAGACGCtcaaaaaacaacaaggaaacaagTCAGCAACACTTCAAGACATCCAACAACATCTGTGacttcatcattgtcatcattgcCAAAGTCAGTGTCTACCAAACTAACTGGGAATCCTGCAAGGGCTTCAACAGTGATGCCCACGACCATGGAAGTTCCTTCTACAATGGTGTTGTCTTCTCTTGCAGACTTAAAGACCTCTTCCTCTGATTTAAGAACTTCATCCTCCGCTGTTATAAGTCAGGCGTCAGTGAAACCAACTTCAATCTCAACAGAAAATGTTAAGCCTTCGACTACTCGCCTAATAACACAGATGCAGCCTTCCATTAAGACACCATCAGTGTCCACCACTACTCCATCTACAACAGTCATGACATCTTCAACAGAAGACTTAACATCCACAGCATATACAAGTACAACCCCAAGCAAACTAACCACCAAGATGTCCATGGCAACATCACCAACCACCCTGACGTCATCGCCCGCACAGATGCTCTTAACAACACAGCCAATTGCTTCTTCATCAACACCAGAGCATCTCACAACTCTCGCACTGTCCCTAACTTCAACTGCGCAGTCTACAGAGCAAACAGAAACTTTCCCAAAAACAAGCAGAAAGCCAACTGTACAATCATCAAAGATTTCAGAACCCCGGACATCTCTTACATCAACGACTGTGATTACGTCTACCTCGGAACCACTGACGGAAAAAATTACCTCTATACGCCCTTCATCATCAATGACCCAATCAGGAATACAAACTTTGTCATCAGAAGGTGTATCATCCTCAGAAGGGTCAACTCTGTCTACATTACATCCCACAGTGTCAGTTATTGTTTCATCTCCATCAACAACTAAATGGAGGACCTCCTCTTCAGCGTCTCAGCTTGTCTCGTCCCCTGCACAAAGTACAACTCCATTGAAAGGCCAGTCTACTACAGAGACTTCCACAGCTAatgtgatgacatcatcagtaACTTCATGGTCAGCCATTCTGCATCCAACATCGCCAATGCAATCTTCGCCCAAAAATTCACAACAAATTGCTTTGTCCACAAGAACCATTGGGATTTCAGCCACACAGAAGTCGACCCAACAATTGGTCAGCAGCACTTCTGAGTTTTCAACATCAGAATCAACCACTCAGGCGTCCTCTAAGCCATCTGCTTTGTCTTTGTCAACAAGACACACTCAGATGTCAGTGACATCATCACTGCCAATAAAGACGTTAAGTCATCAGActacaaatgtagaaaatgttacAGGGACTTCAACAATGAAATCCACTACCAGGGATGCATCTTCACCAACAATGTCTTCTTCTGCAACAACAACTCCTCGCTTAAAGGCTACTTCTCCGGTTTTAAGACAGACGTCTGTGCAAACGTCTTCATCCTCTCAAAGAAATGTACAACCTTCCACTATTCACCCAACCACACGGATGTCATCAACAATGGTGACGCCTTCCACATCAACTGCCCCCTCCTTGTCTTCAGCCAATGTAACACCACTGATCACTGCATCTCTGATAAGAGAAGAAACTTCTACGTTGATGGGAACAACAAGCACAAACAAACTATCAACCCTCCTGAAAATTCCTTCAACACAAGGGCCTACATTGTCTCCAAATACAACATCAATGAAACCAAATACAACATCAATTGAACCAACAACAAAGTCAATGGAACCAACAACAAAGTCAATGGaaccaacaacaaaatcaatggaacaaacaacaaaattaatggaacaaagaacaaaatcaatggaacaaactacaaaatcaatggaacaaacaacaaaatcaaaggaaccaacaacaaaatcaatgaaatCGACAACAAAATCAATAGAACAAAGAACAACTCTCTTAAAAACAAGCATTGAGACGTTGATGAATTCAACAACAAAGGAAATCCCTACAACAATAGGGTCATCTCTAGCACGGTCAACCTTTGTTTCACCTACCTTGCTGATCCCAGCATCCTCTGTAAGGTCCACAGAAGAGCCTTGGAAACGAACCCCAACTACTGTCAAGCCATCAACAACTCAATCAAGAGCACAAACATCATTGTCAACAACTCAATCAAGAGTGCAAACATCATTGTCAACAACACAATCAAGAGtgcaaacatcatcatcatctccaaCCAGTTCCTCTTTCTCTGCATCATATTCTACAAAGTCAGGAACAACATCGTCTCCGTTAATGATGTCAATGGCGACAAGTACTGTTACTGTATCCTTACAAAGTACTAAACCATCAACAGCAACCTCCATATCTCATGGAAAAGCTACAAGGGCATCAGCAAGACAGCCAACTACAGATACATCCACAGAAGTTAGGAAAGTATCAACCTCATCTGTTGCTTCGATGTCACCTACGGTACATCCTACTACATCTAGGATATTGTCAAGTGAACTACAGCATACTGTATCCATAGGATCCACTGCAACATCAGCCACTCCAAAACCGACAGGGCAGTTTTCAACAGCTACTCTTACTAGAGttctggaaacatttccaacaTCGTCATTTCCAACAACTGTGCCTCTGGAGCAATTATCCACTGCTCTTGGATCTACCCAACCATCAACCCTGCGTCCAACCTCCCATGCACCATCAACGGTTGCAGCTTCAACTCTGAAAACTTCTTCGTTCCTTACAATTGAGGGTGCCACCAAACAGTCAGCGCCATTTTCTACTTCTTTGAGGTCAACAGACTCCAGACAAGGGCTGTCAACACTAACTGATGTTGCTAGTGAGCCAAcaggtacaacaacaacaacagcagcaataCCTACAACTGAAGCAGTGGTCATTGTGACAACCACTAATGCTGGCTACACAACAA CTACACAATCAACGGTATCCTACTGTGAGAATGACAATAAGCTGAGTCTTGAGTGGCCTCGTACAGTGGCTAATGGGATCATCACACTTGCTGggagctgtcaccatg GCATCATCAGGAGGGAGTGCAGAGACGGTCGGTGGCAAACTCCAGACACGACGGAATGCCACTCCCATCAAGCAGCTGATCTGTTGGAAAAG GCCAACGATACTCTGACCAAACTGGAAACAATGCAGCACATAACACCTGCTGATGTAGACATGGTGGGACAGCTGGCCGAGGCCATGGAAGATGCCACTAATTCTTCAGGGGGGTACATCCCAACTGCCAACGATCTGCAGTTGTATACAAACATCACGTCATCTCTCGTCAGGGTATTCGAAATGGCTAACGACACAGTGCCATACACAAGGTTGACAAGATATGCCCAG AGTGTTGTGAATGTGTTCAGCAACATGATCGCACCCAAAAATAGGGAAGTCTGGGCTACTGCAAGCATG TTGACCCGTGACAGTTGCGGAGGTTGCTCTTGTGTTATGGAGCAGGCTGAAAAATTAGCTCGATCTCTGGCACGGAGCCTTCCTATAGATGGCACTTTTACCACTGAAATCCACAGCATACATATAC ACATGGAGTTCCAGAAAATTCCAGTCTCGGCAAGAAATGATATTAACTTTCCCAGAGACAGATCAGAGTTCATAGGTCGGACAAAACCATCTCCTATCAGCATTCCGATTGGTGTGCTTCGTGCCGGTGATTCAG TGAAAGAGTCCTCAGTGTACTACATTGCCTATGAGGACCTGCAAAGCTGTCTACCTCCAATAACTTCTGTAAAGTACAACGG CTTTACAATACAAGCACAAGTTGTAGCGGCTGGAGTGGACCCACAGCCAGTAACACCTTTCAAGCAGAATGTGTCAATTGGCCACTGGCATCTTACG AACGATCCTAATGAAACAGCCTGCACATGGTGGGACTTTGGAAAGAG GGAATGGACAGACAGAGGATGCACTGTTGATCCATCCATGTCTAATGACAGTTACACACACTGCCTCTGCAACCATCTCACCAACTTTGCACTTCTTATGAGCCCCTTTCACAAG ACTTCCCCTTTTGTGTCTAAAGCACTGAAGTACATCACGATCATTGGTTGTGGAATCTCTTTCATCTTCCTTTTAATAACTGCAGCAGCACATCTCACTCTGTGGAG GTTTGTGAAGAAGGATTCTGCACGTGCGCATATCCATGTCAACCTGTGCTTCTCCCTCGCTATCGGCAACTTAGTCATCATCATCTCCGAGATTGTGGATCCTGGAATCACT gTTCTGTGTACAGTGATTGCCGTGTTTCTTCACTTCTTCTACCTGTCCGCCATGACGTGGATGCTGTGTGAGGGTATCCAGCTGTACATGTCTATTGTACACGTCTTCAGGAGGTCAAACAAGATCGTCAGACGGGCGTACTACGCTGCAGGATGGG GTGCTCCCCTGGTCATTGTGGCTATCACCATCGGAGTGACCCAGTCAGCAGGGTACGGTAACCAGGTCACCACAGGCGGGAACCCTCAGGCTCTGTCTGAAACAAACGGCACAGCCGAGGCTACTAGTGATGGACAGGTGTCAAGCAGCAATGGCGAGGATGAGCA CTGTTGGCTGGTTGTAGACAACGGAGTAAGGTGGTCTTTCATCGGACCAGCAATCTTCATCATCGCG GTGAATCTAATAATCATGGTGATTGTTTTGAAAACCATGCTGGGAAACAGAGCACTGCAGAATGCTGAACAATGGACACGGACCAA AGCTGGAGTACGGGCCTCTTTTGTGatgttacctctgcttggactgAGCTGGTTGCTAGGTGTGTTCTCTGTCAACGAACAGACTTCAGCTGCTTTTGGTCTTCTATTTGCAGTCGTCAACTCACTCCAG gGATTGTTCATCTTTATCTTCCACTGCTTGAGGAGTAAGACG ATAAATGATGCCCTTGATAAGAAGAATGGCAAGGGAGCCAGCTTCAGAAAGAGCAACCTCTCAAAGACAATATCG AGACAAAGTAGTTATGACCCCCGGCCAACGATGAAACGCGTGAAAGGCTCCTTGTTACTTCGGCGACTGTTTCCCAGCAAAAAGGACGACCGGCGGCGGCAGCACTCCAGTTCTGGCACAAACTCTCTTTCTGTACCCAGTACACCTCCAAAGATGCGcaaggaagaaagaaaatcttCTGCGGACAGTAGCTTCTCTTTAACATCCTTAGTTAGGAAGCTGAGAGGGTCTCATAGTTCGGAAAATGCTGATGAGTCAACATCCGGGGACTCCGGCGTGGCAGACTTGCACTCAGGAGGGAAACAGTCACCAGACCGAAGCAGGCGGTCTTCCACGTCAAGCACACCGCACACACCGACAAGCTTGAGCTGGGCGCCTACGCTAGATCTAGAACAGCCGCCGGTTGCCCCTCCCCGAACCAAGCGGCAAAGGGCTTCTGCAACTCTCATGCCAACGCCGACTCTCCCAACCTTAGTGGAATGTTCTCCTTACTCTACTGTTAACTCCAATAGTAATTTTACAACCACAGCACAAGTAGAGCCAAACCAAGTTAACATTGACTTTAGCAGAGCCCCTTCACCAGAGAACAACTCAGCTGCTACTGTACAACCATCTGCTGAATTCATGGGTGAACAACATATAAACGGAAATGGCTTGAGAAGGGCAGCTTCTGCTCCAGTAAAGAAACGTCCAAACAAAAAGACGAGAGGAAGTTTACATGACACGATAGTCAACATCCCTGAAGACTCGTCACCAGAGGTCGAATCCTCCGACTCACCACCAGAAGATGATTTTTCTGATTATTCCAGCGTGTTTGAGGAAATACATGAAGTTGCAGTACGCAGGAGATCATTACCTAAACTAGAAGACTGGAAAAATGTTCTATAA
- the LOC118406066 gene encoding mucin-5AC-like, which produces MLSQANKNSSTLSTLETTPFRTGIGTEGTSTQMTTTMPTLLSTLSTTPFEQDLTSSTSPQSDTTTSNTFNSLETTPFDLLDKSPSVTPYVSAAHSSKISSTSKRTSGALTFPTMATISEKEYRTPFITPHLPSKTLTTLASLAKTLPNSPHTTALPAKAFSVSPTSLEPSETKVKTSQPLLSQTTDKSSTTFWGTTASSQRKVSPLASRLSSKPTTDIATSITLPARSSLLTSPNTIVQTSMQSPSSEKSTTHRDTVSISVRQKPPTQQVTFSKSAPVRLTSPASTTMSVTSSPLIFQSATIPQRVPNTEPMPSVSHSAASSERKTLPTSSLPSHQPSTMVLSTIGKF; this is translated from the coding sequence atGCTTTCACAAGCCAACAAAAATTCCAGCACATTGAGTACACTTGAGACAACACCTTTTAGGACAGGAATTGGAACTGAAGGAACGTCAACTCAGATGACCACAACAATGCCCACCTTGTTAAGTACACTTTCAACAACGCCATTTGAGCAAGACTTAACATCTTCAACATCTCCACAGTCAGACACAACAACATCTAACACATTTAATTCACTTGAGACTACACCCTTTGACCTACTTGATAAAAGTCCATCTGTGACTCCATATGTGTCTGCAGCACACTCCTCAAAGATATCATCAACATCTAAAAGGACCAGTGGAGCATTAACGTTTCCAACAATGGCAACTATATCAGAGAAGGAATACCGAACACCTTTTATAACACCACACCTGCCTTCCAAAACATTAACTACATTAGCGTCTTTGGCAAAAACATTGCCAAATAGTCCCCATACTACTGCATTACCTGCAAAAGCTTTTTCTGTATCCCCAACATCTTTAGAACCAAGTGAAACAAAGGTGAAAACAAGTCAACCATTGCTGTCACAAACAACTGACAAATCATCAACAACATTTTGGGGAACAACTGCTTCATCTCAAAGAAAAGTCAGTCCTCTAGCATCGCGACTTTCCTCAAAACCAACAACTGATATAGCTACTTCTATAACATTGCCAGCTAGATCCTCCCTTTTGACATCACCTAACACAATAGTGCAAACTAGTATGCAATCCCCATCCTCAGAAAAATCTACAACACATAGAGACACAGTAAGTATATCAGTAAGACAGAAACCACCTACACAACaagttacattttcaaaatcagctCCTGTTAGGCTTACATCCCCAGCATCTACCACAATGTCTGTAACTTCATCTCCATTGATATTTCAATCAGCGACAATTCCACAACGGGTGCCCAATACTGAGCCAATGCCGTCAGTCTCTCACTCGGCTGCATCATCTGAACGGAAAACACTGCCCACATCCTCTCTACCTTCACATCAACCATCAACAATGGTATTATCCACAATAGGTAAGTTTTAA